One region of Eriocheir sinensis breed Jianghai 21 chromosome 36, ASM2467909v1, whole genome shotgun sequence genomic DNA includes:
- the LOC127007799 gene encoding uncharacterized protein LOC127007799 isoform X20, with product MVSCEGSFSSVSVTTGSFVLLAGRISFVISVRSVIRGPSPFSVTFLVSTEVSLMVSCEGSFSSVSVTTGSFVLLAGRISFVISVRSVIRGPSPFSVTFLVSTEVSLMVSCEGSFSSASVTTGSFVLLPGRISFVISVRSVIRGPSPFSVTFLVSTEVSLMVSCEGSFSSVSVTTTSFVSLAGRISFVISVRSVIRGPSPFSVTFLVSTEVSLMVSCEGSFSSVSVTTGSFVLLPGRISFVISVRSVIRGPSPFSVTFLVSTEVSLMVSCEGSFSSVSVTTGSFVLLPGRISFVISVRSVIRGPSPFSVTFLVSTEVSLMVSCEGSFSSVSVTTGSFVLLAGRISFVISVRSVIRGPSPFSVTFLVSTEVSLMVSCEGSFSSVSVTTGSFVLLAGRISFVISVRSTFRGPSPFAVPFLPSTEISLMVSCGGSFSSFSVTTGSFVLLPGRISFVISVRSVIRGPSPFSVTFLVSTEVSLMVSCEGSFSSVTITTGSFVLLPGRISFVISVRSVIRGSSPFSVAFLPSTDVIGMLSCEGSLSSFSVTKVSFVLLPGRISFVISVRSSFRGPSLFSVAFLPSTDVIIMLSCEGSLSSFSVTKVSFVLLPGRISFVISVRSSFRGPSPFSVGFLPSTDVIGMLSCEGSLSSFSVIKVSFVLLPGRISFVTSVRSTFRDPLPFSVKFLLSTNISFMVSCEGSFSSFSVTRTSFVLLPGRISTVFPVRSTL from the exons atggtttcctgtgagggtagcttttcttctgtctctgttACTACaggttcattcgttttattggcgggcagaatctcctttgttatctctgttcgttctgttatcagaggtccatcgccattttctgtaacattcttagtttccacagaagtctccttaatggtttcctgtgagggtagcttttcttctgtctctgttACTACaggttcattcgttttattggcgggcagaatctcctttgttatctctgttcgttctgttatcagag gtccatcgccattttctgtaacattcttagtttccacagaagtctccttaatggtttcctgtgagggtagcttttcttctgcctctgttACTACaggttcattcgttttattgccgggcagaatctcctttgttatctctgttcgttctgttatcagaggtccatcgccattttctgtaacattcttagtctccacagaagtctccttaatggtttcctgtgaaggtagtttttcttctgtctctgttactacaacttcattcgtttcattggctggcagaatctcctttgttatctctgttcgttctgttatcagaggtccatcgccattttctgtaacattcttagtctccacagaagtctccttaatggtttcctgtgagg gtagtttttcttctgtctctgttACTACaggttcattcgttttattgccgggcagaatctcctttgttatctctgttcgttctgttatcagaggtccatcgccattttctgtaacattcttagtctccacagaagtctccttaatggtttcctgtgaaggtagtttttcttctgtctctgttACTACaggttcattcgttttattgccgggcagaatctcctttgttatctctgttcgttctgttatcagag gtccatcgccattttctgtaacattcttagtctccacagaagtctccttaatggtttcctgtgagggtagcttttcttctgtctctgttACTACaggttcattcgttttattggcgggcagaatctcctttgttatctctgttcgttctgttatcagaggtccatcgccattttctgtaacattcttagtctccacagaagtctccttaatggtttcctgtgagggtagcttttcttctgtctctgttACTACaggttcattcgttttattggcgggcagaatctcctttgttatctctgttcgttctacattcagaggtccatcgccatttgcTGTTCCGTTCCTCCCCTCCACAGAaatctccttaatggtttcctgtggaggtagtttttcttctttctctgttactacaggttcattcgttttattgccgggcagaatctcctttgttatctctgttcgttctgttatcagaggtccatcgccattttctgtaacattcttagtctccacagaagtctccttaatggtttcctgtgaaggtagtttttcttctgtcACTATTACTACaggttcattcgttttattgccgggcagaatctcctttgttatctctgttcgttctgttatcagaggttcatcgccattttctgttgcgttcctcccctccacagatgtcatcggaatgctttcctgtgaag gtagtctttcttctttctctgttactaaagtttcattcgttttattgccgggcagaatctcctttgttatctctgttcgttcttctTTCAGAGGTCCATCGCTATTTTCTGTTGCGTTCCTCCCCTCCACAGATGTCATTataatgctttcctgtgaaggtagtctttcttctttctctgttactaaagtttcattcgttttattgccgggcagaatctcctttgttatctctgttcgttcttctttcagaggtccatcgccattttctgtagggttcctcccctccacagatgtcatcggaatgctttcctgtgaaggtagtctttcttctttctctgttattaaagtttcattcgttttattgcctggcagaatctcctttgttacctctgttcgttctactttcaGAGATCCATTGCCCTTTTCTGTAAAATTCTTACTCTCCACAAATATCTCCTtcatggtttcctgtgaaggtagtttttcttctttctctgtaacgagaacttcattcgttttattgccaggCAGAATCTCCACTGTTTTTCctgttcgttctactttatgA
- the LOC127007799 gene encoding uncharacterized protein LOC127007799 isoform X42, protein MVSCEGSFSSVSVTTGSFVLLAGRISFVISVRSVIRGPSPFSVTFLVSTEVSLMVSCEGSFSSVSVTTGSFVLLAGRISFVISVRSVIRGPSPFSVTFLVSTEVSLMVSCEGSFSSASVTTGSFVLLPGRISFVISVRSVIRGPSPFSVTFLVSTEVSLMVSCEGSFSSVSVTTTSFVSLAGRISFVISVRSVIRGPSPFSVTFLVSTEVSLMVSCEGSFSSASVTTTSFVSLPGRISFVISVRSVIRGPSPFSVTFLVSTEVSLMVSCEGSFSSVSVTTGSFVLLPGRISFVISVRSVIRGSSLFSVAFLPSTDVIGMLSCEGSLSSFSVTKVSFVLLPGRISFVISVRSSFRGPSLFSVAFLPSTDVIIMLSCEGSLSSFSVTKVSFVLLPGRISFVISVRSSFRGPSPFSVGFLPSTDVIGMLSCEGSLSSFSVIKVSFVLLPGRISFVTSVRSTFRDPLPFSVKFLLSTNISFMVSCEGSFSSFSVTRTSFVLLPGRISTVFPVRSTL, encoded by the exons atggtttcctgtgagggtagcttttcttctgtctctgttACTACaggttcattcgttttattggcgggcagaatctcctttgttatctctgttcgttctgttatcagaggtccatcgccattttctgtaacattcttagtttccacagaagtctccttaatggtttcctgtgagggtagcttttcttctgtctctgttACTACaggttcattcgttttattggcgggcagaatctcctttgttatctctgttcgttctgttatcagag gtccatcgccattttctgtaacattcttagtttccacagaagtctccttaatggtttcctgtgagggtagcttttcttctgcctctgttACTACaggttcattcgttttattgccgggcagaatctcctttgttatctctgttcgttctgttatcagaggtccatcgccattttctgtaacattcttagtctccacagaagtctccttaatggtttcctgtgaaggtagtttttcttctgtctctgttactacaacttcattcgtttcattggctggcagaatctcctttgttatctctgttcgttctgttatcagaggtccatcgccattttctgtaacattcttagtctccacagaagtctccttaatggtttcctgtgagggtagcttttcttctgcctctgttactacaacttcattcgtttcattgccgggcagaatctcctttgttatctctgttcgttctgttatcagag gtccatcgccattttctgtaacattcttagtctccacagaagtctccttaatggtttcctgtgagggtagcttttcttctgtctctgttACTACag gttcattcgttttattgccgggcagaatctcctttgttatctctgttcgttctgttatcagag GTTCATCGCTATTTTCTGTTGCGTTCCTcccctccacagatgtcatcggaatgctttcctgtgaaggtagtctttcttctttctctgttactaaagtttcattcgttttattgccgggcagaatctcctttgttatctctgttcgttcttctTTCAGAGGTCCATCGCTATTTTCTGTTGCGTTCCTCCCCTCCACAGATGTCATTataatgctttcctgtgaaggtagtctttcttctttctctgttactaaagtttcattcgttttattgccgggcagaatctcctttgttatctctgttcgttcttctttcagaggtccatcgccattttctgtagggttcctcccctccacagatgtcatcggaatgctttcctgtgaaggtagtctttcttctttctctgttattaaagtttcattcgttttattgcctggcagaatctcctttgttacctctgttcgttctactttcaGAGATCCATTGCCCTTTTCTGTAAAATTCTTACTCTCCACAAATATCTCCTtcatggtttcctgtgaaggtagtttttcttctttctctgtaacgagaacttcattcgttttattgccaggCAGAATCTCCACTGTTTTTCctgttcgttctactttatgA
- the LOC127007799 gene encoding uncharacterized protein LOC127007799 isoform X13 yields MVSCEGSFSSVSVTTGSFVLLAGRISFVISVRSVIRGPSPFSVTFLVSTEVSLMVSCEGSFSSVSVTTGSFVLLAGRISFVISVRSVIRGPSPFSVTFLVSTEVSLMVSCEGSFSSASVTTGSFVLLPGRISFVISVRSVIRGPSPFSVTFLVSTEVSLMVSCEGSFSSVSVTTTSFVSLAGRISFVISVRSVIRGPSPFSVTFLVSTEVSLMVSCEGSFSSVSVTTGSFVLLPGRISFVISVRSVIRGPSPFSVTFLVSTEVSLMVSCEGSFSSVSVTTGSFVLLPGRISFVISVRSVIRGPSPFSVTFLVSTEVSLMVSCEGSFSSVSITTGSFVLLAGRISFVISVRSVIRGPSPFSVTFLVSTEVSLMVSCEGSFSSVSVTTGSFVLLAGRISFVISVRSVIRGPSPFSVTFLVSTEVSLMVSCEGSFSSFSVTTGSFVLLPGRISFVISVRSVIRGPSPFSVTFLVSTEVSLMVSCEGSFSSVTITTGSFVLLPGRISFVISVRSVIRGSSPFSVAFLPSTDVIGMLSCEGSLSSFSVTKVSFVLLPGRISFVISVRSSFRGPSLFSVAFLPSTDVIIMLSCEGSLSSFSVTKVSFVLLPGRISFVISVRSSFRGPSPFSVGFLPSTDVIGMLSCEGSLSSFSVIKVSFVLLPGRISFVTSVRSTFRDPLPFSVKFLLSTNISFMVSCEGSFSSFSVTRTSFVLLPGRISTVFPVRSTL; encoded by the exons atggtttcctgtgagggtagcttttcttctgtctctgttACTACaggttcattcgttttattggcgggcagaatctcctttgttatctctgttcgttctgttatcagaggtccatcgccattttctgtaacattcttagtttccacagaagtctccttaatggtttcctgtgagggtagcttttcttctgtctctgttACTACaggttcattcgttttattggcgggcagaatctcctttgttatctctgttcgttctgttatcagag gtccatcgccattttctgtaacattcttagtttccacagaagtctccttaatggtttcctgtgagggtagcttttcttctgcctctgttACTACaggttcattcgttttattgccgggcagaatctcctttgttatctctgttcgttctgttatcagaggtccatcgccattttctgtaacattcttagtctccacagaagtctccttaatggtttcctgtgaaggtagtttttcttctgtctctgttactacaacttcattcgtttcattggctggcagaatctcctttgttatctctgttcgttctgttatcagaggtccatcgccattttctgtaacattcttagtctccacagaagtctccttaatggtttcctgtgagg gtagtttttcttctgtctctgttACTACaggttcattcgttttattgccgggcagaatctcctttgttatctctgttcgttctgttatcagaggtccatcgccattttctgtaacattcttagtctccacagaagtctccttaatggtttcctgtgaaggtagtttttcttctgtctctgttACTACaggttcattcgttttattgccgggcagaatctcctttgttatctctgttcgttctgttatcagaggtccatcgccattttctgtaacattcttagtctccacagaagtctccttaatggtttcctgtgaaggtagtttttcttctgtctctaTTACTACaggttcattcgttttattggcgggcagaatctcctttgttatctctgttcgttctgttatcagaggtccatcgccattttctgtaacattcttagtctccacagaagtctccttaatggtttcctgtgagggtagcttttcttctgtctctgttACTACaggttcattcgttttattggcgggcagaatctcctttgttatctctgttcgttctgttatcagaggtccatcgccattttctgtaacattcttagtctccacagaagtctccttaatggtttcctgtgagg gtagtttttcttctttctctgttactacaggttcattcgttttattgccgggcagaatctcctttgttatctctgttcgttctgttatcagaggtccatcgccattttctgtaacattcttagtctccacagaagtctccttaatggtttcctgtgaaggtagtttttcttctgtcACTATTACTACaggttcattcgttttattgccgggcagaatctcctttgttatctctgttcgttctgttatcagaggttcatcgccattttctgttgcgttcctcccctccacagatgtcatcggaatgctttcctgtgaag gtagtctttcttctttctctgttactaaagtttcattcgttttattgccgggcagaatctcctttgttatctctgttcgttcttctTTCAGAGGTCCATCGCTATTTTCTGTTGCGTTCCTCCCCTCCACAGATGTCATTataatgctttcctgtgaaggtagtctttcttctttctctgttactaaagtttcattcgttttattgccgggcagaatctcctttgttatctctgttcgttcttctttcagaggtccatcgccattttctgtagggttcctcccctccacagatgtcatcggaatgctttcctgtgaaggtagtctttcttctttctctgttattaaagtttcattcgttttattgcctggcagaatctcctttgttacctctgttcgttctactttcaGAGATCCATTGCCCTTTTCTGTAAAATTCTTACTCTCCACAAATATCTCCTtcatggtttcctgtgaaggtagtttttcttctttctctgtaacgagaacttcattcgttttattgccaggCAGAATCTCCACTGTTTTTCctgttcgttctactttatgA
- the LOC127007799 gene encoding uncharacterized protein LOC127007799 isoform X27, protein MVSCEGSFSSVSVTTGSFVLLAGRISFVISVRSVIRGPSPFSVTFLVSTEVSLMVSCEGSFSSVSVTTGSFVLLAGRISFVISVRSVIRGPSPFSVTFLVSTEVSLMVSCEGSFSSASVTTGSFVLLPGRISFVISVRSVIRGPSPFSVTFLVSTEVSLMVSCEGSFSSVSVTTTSFVSLAGRISFVISVRSVIRGPSPFSVTFLVSTEVSLMVSCEGSFSSVSVTTGSFVLLPGRISFVISVRSVIRGPSPFSVTFLVSTEVSLMVSCEGSFSSVSVTTGSFVLLPGRISFVISVRSVIRGPSPFSVTFLVSTEVSLMVSCEGSFSSVSITTGSFVLLAGRISFVISVRSVIRGPSPFSVTFLVSTEVSLMVSCEGSFSSVSVTTGSFVLLAGRISFVISVRSVIRGPSPFSVTFLVSTEVSLMVSCEGSFSSVSVTTGSFVLLPGRISFVISVRSVIRGSSLFSVAFLPSTDVIGMLSCEGSLSSFSVTKVSFVLLPGRISFVISVRSSFRGPSLFSVAFLPSTDVIIMLSCEGSLSSFSVTKVSFVLLPGRISFVISVRSSFRGPSPFSVGFLPSTDVIGMLSCEGSLSSFSVIKVSFVLLPGRISFVTSVRSTFRDPLPFSVKFLLSTNISFMVSCEGSFSSFSVTRTSFVLLPGRISTVFPVRSTL, encoded by the exons atggtttcctgtgagggtagcttttcttctgtctctgttACTACaggttcattcgttttattggcgggcagaatctcctttgttatctctgttcgttctgttatcagaggtccatcgccattttctgtaacattcttagtttccacagaagtctccttaatggtttcctgtgagggtagcttttcttctgtctctgttACTACaggttcattcgttttattggcgggcagaatctcctttgttatctctgttcgttctgttatcagag gtccatcgccattttctgtaacattcttagtttccacagaagtctccttaatggtttcctgtgagggtagcttttcttctgcctctgttACTACaggttcattcgttttattgccgggcagaatctcctttgttatctctgttcgttctgttatcagaggtccatcgccattttctgtaacattcttagtctccacagaagtctccttaatggtttcctgtgaaggtagtttttcttctgtctctgttactacaacttcattcgtttcattggctggcagaatctcctttgttatctctgttcgttctgttatcagaggtccatcgccattttctgtaacattcttagtctccacagaagtctccttaatggtttcctgtgagg gtagtttttcttctgtctctgttACTACaggttcattcgttttattgccgggcagaatctcctttgttatctctgttcgttctgttatcagaggtccatcgccattttctgtaacattcttagtctccacagaagtctccttaatggtttcctgtgaaggtagtttttcttctgtctctgttACTACaggttcattcgttttattgccgggcagaatctcctttgttatctctgttcgttctgttatcagaggtccatcgccattttctgtaacattcttagtctccacagaagtctccttaatggtttcctgtgaaggtagtttttcttctgtctctaTTACTACaggttcattcgttttattggcgggcagaatctcctttgttatctctgttcgttctgttatcagaggtccatcgccattttctgtaacattcttagtctccacagaagtctccttaatggtttcctgtgagggtagcttttcttctgtctctgttACTACaggttcattcgttttattggcgggcagaatctcctttgttatctctgttcgttctgttatcagaggtccatcgccattttctgtaacattcttagtctccacagaagtctccttaatggtttcctgtgagggtagcttttcttctgtctctgttACTACag gttcattcgttttattgccgggcagaatctcctttgttatctctgttcgttctgttatcagag GTTCATCGCTATTTTCTGTTGCGTTCCTcccctccacagatgtcatcggaatgctttcctgtgaaggtagtctttcttctttctctgttactaaagtttcattcgttttattgccgggcagaatctcctttgttatctctgttcgttcttctTTCAGAGGTCCATCGCTATTTTCTGTTGCGTTCCTCCCCTCCACAGATGTCATTataatgctttcctgtgaaggtagtctttcttctttctctgttactaaagtttcattcgttttattgccgggcagaatctcctttgttatctctgttcgttcttctttcagaggtccatcgccattttctgtagggttcctcccctccacagatgtcatcggaatgctttcctgtgaaggtagtctttcttctttctctgttattaaagtttcattcgttttattgcctggcagaatctcctttgttacctctgttcgttctactttcaGAGATCCATTGCCCTTTTCTGTAAAATTCTTACTCTCCACAAATATCTCCTtcatggtttcctgtgaaggtagtttttcttctttctctgtaacgagaacttcattcgttttattgccaggCAGAATCTCCACTGTTTTTCctgttcgttctactttatgA
- the LOC127007799 gene encoding uncharacterized protein LOC127007799 isoform X34, translated as MVSCEGSFSSVSVTTGSFVLLAGRISFVISVRSVIRGPSPFSVTFLVSTEVSLMVSCEGSFSSVSVTTGSFVLLAGRISFVISVRSVIRGPSPFSVTFLVSTEVSLMVSCEGSFSSASVTTGSFVLLPGRISFVISVRSVIRGPSPFSVTFLVSTEVSLMVSCEGSFSSVSVTTTSFVSLAGRISFVISVRSVIRGPSPFSVTFLVSTEVSLMVSCEGSFSSVSVTTGSFVLLPGRISFVISVRSVIRGPSPFSVTFLVSTEVSLMVSCEGSFSSVSVTTGSFVLLPGRISFVISVRSVIRGPSPFSVTFLVSTEVSLMVSCEGSFSSVSITTGSFVLLPGRISFVISVRSVIRGSSLFSVAFLPSTDVIGMLSCEGSLSSFSVTKVSFVLLPGRISFVISVRSSFRGPSLFSVAFLPSTDVIIMLSCEGSLSSFSVTKVSFVLLPGRISFVISVRSSFRGPSPFSVGFLPSTDVIGMLSCEGSLSSFSVIKVSFVLLPGRISFVTSVRSTFRDPLPFSVKFLLSTNISFMVSCEGSFSSFSVTRTSFVLLPGRISTVFPVRSTL; from the exons atggtttcctgtgagggtagcttttcttctgtctctgttACTACaggttcattcgttttattggcgggcagaatctcctttgttatctctgttcgttctgttatcagaggtccatcgccattttctgtaacattcttagtttccacagaagtctccttaatggtttcctgtgagggtagcttttcttctgtctctgttACTACaggttcattcgttttattggcgggcagaatctcctttgttatctctgttcgttctgttatcagag gtccatcgccattttctgtaacattcttagtttccacagaagtctccttaatggtttcctgtgagggtagcttttcttctgcctctgttACTACaggttcattcgttttattgccgggcagaatctcctttgttatctctgttcgttctgttatcagaggtccatcgccattttctgtaacattcttagtctccacagaagtctccttaatggtttcctgtgaaggtagtttttcttctgtctctgttactacaacttcattcgtttcattggctggcagaatctcctttgttatctctgttcgttctgttatcagaggtccatcgccattttctgtaacattcttagtctccacagaagtctccttaatggtttcctgtgagg gtagtttttcttctgtctctgttACTACaggttcattcgttttattgccgggcagaatctcctttgttatctctgttcgttctgttatcagaggtccatcgccattttctgtaacattcttagtctccacagaagtctccttaatggtttcctgtgaaggtagtttttcttctgtctctgttACTACaggttcattcgttttattgccgggcagaatctcctttgttatctctgttcgttctgttatcagaggtccatcgccattttctgtaacattcttagtctccacagaagtctccttaatggtttcctgtgaaggtagtttttcttctgtctctaTTACTACag gttcattcgttttattgccgggcagaatctcctttgttatctctgttcgttctgttatcagag GTTCATCGCTATTTTCTGTTGCGTTCCTcccctccacagatgtcatcggaatgctttcctgtgaaggtagtctttcttctttctctgttactaaagtttcattcgttttattgccgggcagaatctcctttgttatctctgttcgttcttctTTCAGAGGTCCATCGCTATTTTCTGTTGCGTTCCTCCCCTCCACAGATGTCATTataatgctttcctgtgaaggtagtctttcttctttctctgttactaaagtttcattcgttttattgccgggcagaatctcctttgttatctctgttcgttcttctttcagaggtccatcgccattttctgtagggttcctcccctccacagatgtcatcggaatgctttcctgtgaaggtagtctttcttctttctctgttattaaagtttcattcgttttattgcctggcagaatctcctttgttacctctgttcgttctactttcaGAGATCCATTGCCCTTTTCTGTAAAATTCTTACTCTCCACAAATATCTCCTtcatggtttcctgtgaaggtagtttttcttctttctctgtaacgagaacttcattcgttttattgccaggCAGAATCTCCACTGTTTTTCctgttcgttctactttatgA